One window of Candidatus Microthrix subdominans genomic DNA carries:
- a CDS encoding endonuclease/exonuclease/phosphatase family protein — MPARILTWNLERTQPLRGRGSAAVDHVFSLAPDIAVLTETRITFPKRGGHTLWSKPPRKPRHDADERTVLAWSRQPFSDVDHAGAPGLDTSRFVAATTETPIGPIRVLAVCIPWHMAEVTYPIDVKRRPWELHLDYLAILADMIAGVTVPTIVVGDFNQRIPRVRYGNHRAAQALAAAFQPLQIVTEGVLKGVSRPGIDHIALSDHLQAQTVWGWPNQVDGRRLSDHDGSGVDIGLAPARPTTLPRSVEP; from the coding sequence GTGCCGGCCCGCATCCTCACCTGGAACCTCGAGCGAACCCAGCCGCTACGCGGGCGCGGCAGCGCAGCGGTCGACCATGTGTTCTCGCTGGCGCCCGACATCGCGGTGCTGACCGAAACCCGGATCACGTTCCCCAAACGGGGCGGCCACACCCTCTGGAGCAAGCCGCCCCGAAAGCCACGCCACGACGCCGACGAGCGCACGGTCCTGGCCTGGTCCCGCCAGCCATTCTCAGACGTCGACCACGCTGGTGCGCCAGGGCTCGACACCAGCCGCTTTGTCGCCGCCACCACCGAGACGCCCATCGGGCCGATCCGGGTGTTGGCGGTCTGCATCCCATGGCACATGGCCGAGGTCACCTACCCAATCGACGTTAAGCGTCGCCCGTGGGAGCTGCACCTCGACTACCTGGCGATCCTCGCCGACATGATCGCCGGGGTAACCGTGCCGACGATCGTCGTCGGCGACTTCAACCAGCGGATCCCACGGGTTCGCTACGGTAACCATCGCGCCGCCCAGGCACTCGCCGCAGCGTTCCAACCACTGCAGATCGTAACCGAAGGTGTCCTGAAAGGTGTCTCCCGACCGGGCATCGATCACATCGCACTCAGCGATCACCTACAGGCCCAGACGGTGTGGGGCTGGCCCAACCAGGTCGACGGACGCCGCCTGTCGGACCATGACGGATCAGGCGTCGACATCGGCCTCGCCCCTGCGCGACCGACGACCCTGCCGAGGTCGGTGGAGCCGTAG